The proteins below are encoded in one region of Scomber japonicus isolate fScoJap1 chromosome 2, fScoJap1.pri, whole genome shotgun sequence:
- the LOC128364814 gene encoding lysozyme G-like gives MAQEARDDLPYINKYKNKIIGAANKYGVEPSIVAGIISRETRGGRGAGLCNGWGDNGNAFGLMQIDKRWHTPRGQWDSQEHIEQGVGILMDCYREVAQRFPNMPDKMRGALAAYNMGAQNMNPNNVDAHTTHGNYSSDVTARAQFYASNGY, from the exons ATGGCTCAGG AGGCTAGAGATGATCTTCCGTACATTAAcaagtacaaaaacaaaattatcGGGGCTGCAAACAAATATGGAGTGGAGCCTTCTATCGTGGCTGGCATCATCTCCAGAGAGACCCGAGGAGGCAGAGGGGCAGGTCTCTGTAATGGCTGGGGAGACAACGGGAACGCCTTTGGACTGATGCAG ATTGACAAGCGCTGGCACACGCCAAGGGGTCAGTGGGACAGCCAGGAACATATTGAGCAAGGAGTTGGGATCCTAATGGACTGCTACAGGGAAGTGGCTCAGAGATTTCCCAATATGCCCGACAAGATGAGAG GAGCACTGGCTGCTTACAACATGGGCGCACAAAACATGAACCCCAACAACGTGGACGCTCACACTACTCATGGCAACTACTCCAGTGATGTCACTGCCAGGGCCCAGTTCTATGCGAGTAATGGGTATTAA
- the map2k7 gene encoding dual specificity mitogen-activated protein kinase kinase 7 isoform X1 codes for MSSLEQRLSRIEEKLKQENEEARRRIDLNIDMSPQRSRPRPIIVIQLSPAPAPSQRAALQLPLANDGGSRSSSSENSPQHHPYPSRPRHMLTLPTPPYGLQKSLENAEIDQKLQEIMKQTGYLKIDGQRYPAEVTDLISEGEIGSGTCGQVFKVRFKKTGHVIAVKQMRRTGNKDENKRILMDLDVVLKSHDCPYIIQCYGAIVTNTDVFIAMELMGTCAEKLKKRIQGPIPERILGKMTVAIVKALLYLKEKHGVIHRDVKPSNILLDAKGQIKLCDFGISGRLVDSKAKTRSAGCAAYMAPERIDPPDPTKPDYDIRADVWSLGISLVELATGQFPYKNCKTDFEVLTKVLQEDPPLLPLSMGFSLDFQSFVKDCLTKDHRKRPKYHQLLEHSFIRRYEVLEVDVAGWFQTVMDRTESPRSSQCYSHQHQLHSLFSR; via the exons ATGTCGTCGCTGGAGCAGAGGCTGTCGCGAATCGAGGAGAAACTAAAGCAGGAAAATGAAGAAGCTCGCCGGAGAATCGACCTAAACATCGACATGAGCCCGCAGCGATCACGTCCGAGGCCAA TCATCGTGATCCAGCTCAGTCCTGCTCCAGCCCCTTCCCAGCGTGCAG CGCTTCAGCTGCCCCTGGCCAACGATGGAGGCAGCCGGTCATCGTCTTCAGAGAACTCGCCTCAGCACCACCCCTACCCCAGCCGCCCGAGACACATGCTCACCCTGCCCACACCTCCATATGGCCTACAGAAGAGCCTAGAGAA TGCAGAGATCGACCAGAAGCTGCAGGAGATCATGAAACAGACGGGTTATCTGAAGATCGATGGTCAG AGGTATCCAGCAGAGGTAACAGACCTGATCAGTGAAGGGGAGATCGGCAGCGGCACCTGTGGACAGGTCTTCAAAGTGCGATTCAAGAAGACAGGCCACGTCATCGCTGTCAAA CAAATGCGCCGTACAGGAAACAAAGATGAGAACAAGAGGATTCTGATGGACCTGGATGTGGTGCTGAAGAGTCATGACTGCCCTTACATCATCCAGTGCTACGGCGCCATAGTTACCAAC ACGGATGTATTCATTGCCATGGAGCTGATGGGAACGTGTGCAGAGAAGCTGAAGAAGAGAATCCAAGGTCCCATCCCAGAGCGAATCCTAGGAAAGATGACAGTGGCA ATAGTGAAAGCATTGCTTTACCTGAAAGAGAAACACGGTGTCATCCACCGGGACGTCAAACCCTCCAACATCCTCCTGGACGCCAAAGGTCAGATCAAACTGTGCGACTTCGGCATCAGCGGACGCCTCGTTGACTCTAAGGCAAAGACCCGCAGCGCTGGCTGTGCAGCTTACATGGCG CCTGAGAGAATAGACCCTCCAGATCCCACCAAACCTGACTATGACATCCGAGCAGACGTGTGGAGCCTTGGCATCTCTCTG GTGGAGCTGGCCACTGGACAGTTTCCCTACAAGAACTGCAAGACAGACTTTGAGGTTCTGACCAAAGTGCTGCAGGAAGAtcctcctctgctgcctctCAGCATGGGCTTCTCCCTCGACTTCCAGTCCTTTGTTAAAGACTG CCTCACAAAGGATCACAGAAAAAGGCCAAAATACCACCAGCTGCTG GAGCATAGTTTCATCCGGCGTTACGAGGTGCTGGAGGTGGACGTGGCTGGTTGGTTCCAGACAGTGATGGATCGCACCGAGTCGCCACGCAGCAGCCAGTGTTACAGCCATCAGCACCAGCTCCACTCGCTCTTCAGTAGGTAG
- the LOC128364789 gene encoding lysozyme g-like has protein sequence MAQEARDDLPYINKYKNKIIGAANKYGVKPSIVAGIISRETRGGRGAGFTSDGWGDNRNAFGLMQVDKRWHTPRGQWDSQEHIEQGVGILMDCYREVAQRFPNMPDKMRGALAAYNMGAQNMNPNNVDAHTTHGNYSSDVTARAQFYASNGY, from the exons ATGGCTCAGG AGGCTAGAGATGATCTTCCGTACATTAAcaagtacaaaaacaaaattattggGGCTGCAAACAAATATGGAGTGAAGCCTTCTATCGTGGCTGGCATCATCTCCAGAGAGACCCGAGGAGGCAGAGGGGCAGGTTTCACTTCTGATGGCTGGGGAGACAACAGGAACGCCTTTGGACTGATGCAG GTTGACAAGCGCTGGCACACGCCAAGGGGTCAGTGGGACAGCCAGGAACATATTGAGCAAGGAGTTGGGATCCTAATGGACTGCTACAGGGAAGTGGCACAGAGATTTCCCAATATGCCCGACAAGATGAGAG GAGCACTGGCTGCTTACAACATGGGCGCACAAAATATGAACCCCAACAACGTGGACGCTCACACTACTCATGGCAACTACTCCAGTGATGTCACTGCCAGGGCCCAGTTCTATGCGAGTAATGGGTATTAA
- the map2k7 gene encoding dual specificity mitogen-activated protein kinase kinase 7 isoform X2, translated as MSSLEQRLSRIEEKLKQENEEARRRIDLNIDMSPQRSRPRPTLQLPLANDGGSRSSSSENSPQHHPYPSRPRHMLTLPTPPYGLQKSLENAEIDQKLQEIMKQTGYLKIDGQRYPAEVTDLISEGEIGSGTCGQVFKVRFKKTGHVIAVKQMRRTGNKDENKRILMDLDVVLKSHDCPYIIQCYGAIVTNTDVFIAMELMGTCAEKLKKRIQGPIPERILGKMTVAIVKALLYLKEKHGVIHRDVKPSNILLDAKGQIKLCDFGISGRLVDSKAKTRSAGCAAYMAPERIDPPDPTKPDYDIRADVWSLGISLVELATGQFPYKNCKTDFEVLTKVLQEDPPLLPLSMGFSLDFQSFVKDCLTKDHRKRPKYHQLLEHSFIRRYEVLEVDVAGWFQTVMDRTESPRSSQCYSHQHQLHSLFSR; from the exons ATGTCGTCGCTGGAGCAGAGGCTGTCGCGAATCGAGGAGAAACTAAAGCAGGAAAATGAAGAAGCTCGCCGGAGAATCGACCTAAACATCGACATGAGCCCGCAGCGATCACGTCCGAGGCCAA CGCTTCAGCTGCCCCTGGCCAACGATGGAGGCAGCCGGTCATCGTCTTCAGAGAACTCGCCTCAGCACCACCCCTACCCCAGCCGCCCGAGACACATGCTCACCCTGCCCACACCTCCATATGGCCTACAGAAGAGCCTAGAGAA TGCAGAGATCGACCAGAAGCTGCAGGAGATCATGAAACAGACGGGTTATCTGAAGATCGATGGTCAG AGGTATCCAGCAGAGGTAACAGACCTGATCAGTGAAGGGGAGATCGGCAGCGGCACCTGTGGACAGGTCTTCAAAGTGCGATTCAAGAAGACAGGCCACGTCATCGCTGTCAAA CAAATGCGCCGTACAGGAAACAAAGATGAGAACAAGAGGATTCTGATGGACCTGGATGTGGTGCTGAAGAGTCATGACTGCCCTTACATCATCCAGTGCTACGGCGCCATAGTTACCAAC ACGGATGTATTCATTGCCATGGAGCTGATGGGAACGTGTGCAGAGAAGCTGAAGAAGAGAATCCAAGGTCCCATCCCAGAGCGAATCCTAGGAAAGATGACAGTGGCA ATAGTGAAAGCATTGCTTTACCTGAAAGAGAAACACGGTGTCATCCACCGGGACGTCAAACCCTCCAACATCCTCCTGGACGCCAAAGGTCAGATCAAACTGTGCGACTTCGGCATCAGCGGACGCCTCGTTGACTCTAAGGCAAAGACCCGCAGCGCTGGCTGTGCAGCTTACATGGCG CCTGAGAGAATAGACCCTCCAGATCCCACCAAACCTGACTATGACATCCGAGCAGACGTGTGGAGCCTTGGCATCTCTCTG GTGGAGCTGGCCACTGGACAGTTTCCCTACAAGAACTGCAAGACAGACTTTGAGGTTCTGACCAAAGTGCTGCAGGAAGAtcctcctctgctgcctctCAGCATGGGCTTCTCCCTCGACTTCCAGTCCTTTGTTAAAGACTG CCTCACAAAGGATCACAGAAAAAGGCCAAAATACCACCAGCTGCTG GAGCATAGTTTCATCCGGCGTTACGAGGTGCTGGAGGTGGACGTGGCTGGTTGGTTCCAGACAGTGATGGATCGCACCGAGTCGCCACGCAGCAGCCAGTGTTACAGCCATCAGCACCAGCTCCACTCGCTCTTCAGTAGGTAG